The Hymenobacter oligotrophus genome segment TCCTGGCGTTTGTCCCAGTAGAGCACGCGGTACAGAAACTCGCGGCGGTCGGCGTAGGTCTTGAGTTCCTTTTCGGGTACGGGGTTGCGGTATACGGTTTTGAGGATGTTGGTAGCCGGCATACCGTTCAGGCGCTGCAGCAACCCGAGGGCATTGGTTTGCAGGCCCAACTCGCGAAATAGCAGTTGAAAAGCTTTGGCTTGGTAGCGGGTGTTATCAATGAGGACGCCGTCCATATCGAAAATGAGGGCGCATTCGGAAGCACGGAGGGGCATAAAGCTAACTAGCAGTAGGAGTGAGGTAACCAGAGCGCGGCTGTGTGCGTGTACGAGAAGTTAGCTACCTAAGCTGCCATAGCCGGGCTTGGGCATTTGCCTGTTACCTTTGCGGCCGCAAACTTGGCCGGAGCCATGCCAGGCTACCAGCCCGCGTTTTTTTATGCGAAACACTCTCTTGACTGGACTGCTGGCCGCGGCCACCTTGCTAGGTGGCCAGGCGCCGGCCATGGCGCAGAAGCCCAAAGCCGTACCTAGGCCCAAGCTGGTGGTCGGCATTGTGGTCGACCAAATGCGTTACGACTACTTGTACCGCTACTGGAACAAGTACGGCAACGACGGCTTCAAACGCCTGCTCGGGGAGGGTTTCAGCTACGAGAACACCCACTACAACTACGTGCCCACGTACACCGGGCCGGGCCACGCCAGCATTTACACCGGCACCACGCCCTCGGTGCACGGCATTGTGGGCAACAACTGGTTTGTGCGCGAGGCCGGCAAAGGCACGTACGTAACCGACGACAAAAGCGTGCAGGCCGTGGGCGGCTCTCCGGCCGCGGGGCAACAGTCGCCGCGCAACATGCTCACCACCACCATTACCGACGAGCTGCGCCTGGCCACAAACTTCGGCAGCAAGGTAATTGGCGTGTGCATCAAAGACCGGGGCTCGGTGCTGCCGGCCGGGCACGCAGCTTCGGCGGCGTACTGGTTCGATAACAGCAACGGCGCCTTCATCACGAGCACCTTTTACACCCAGCAACTGCCCGAGTGGGTGCAGCAGTTTAACCAGCGCAAACTGGCCGAACAGTACCTGGGCAAGCCTTGGGAAACGCTGCTGCCCATTACCGAATACACCGAAAGCACCGCCGACGACGTGCCGTGGGAAAACACGTTTCGGGGCGAAGCCAAACCCGTATTCCCGCACAATTTGCCAGCCTTGAGCGGCGTGGCTCCGGCCGATGTGCGCAAAACCATGCAGGCCGCCGGCGAAAAGGTGCCCAGCACCAACCTCGACCTCATCCGTACAACGCCTTTTGGCAACACGCTCACGCTGGATTTTGCGCTGGAAGCCTTGCGGGCCGAAAACATGGGTAAAGGCGACCAAACCGATTTCTTGGCGCTGAGTTTTTCCTCGACGGACTACGTGGGCCACCACTTTGGTACCAATGCTATCGAAACGGAGGATACCTACCTGCGCCTCGACCGCGACATTGCCCGCCTGCTGGCGTACCTCGACAAAAACATCGGCAAAGGCCAGTCGTTGGTGTTTCTGTCGGCCGACCACGGCGCGGCGCACTCCACGGAGTTCTTGCGCAGCCAGCGCCTGCCCGGCAACGGCGTGGGCGTTACGCTGATGCGCGACTCGTTGCAGCGCGAACTGGCGCGCCGCTTCGGGCCGGGCCAGTGGGTGCTGAGCTACGAAAACCAGCAGGTGTACCTCAACCGGCCACTACTGGCGCAAAAGAAAATCGACCTGTACCAGATGCAGCAGGAAGTGGCGGGCATCATGACGCAGTTTGCCGGCGTTACGCGCGCCATAACAGCCACCGACCTCGAAAAATCGCACTGGGAAAGCGGCATGCTGATGTACCTCGAGAACGGATACTTCCCGAAGCGCAGCGGCGACGTGATGGTGGTGCTGGCCCCGGGCTGGCTGGAGGCCTACGGCTACCCCGTGGTAAAGGGCACCACGCACGGCTCGTCGGGCGCATACGATACGCACGTACCTTTGCTGTTCTGGGGGTGGCGCGTGCCGCGCGGCGAATCGGCCCACCCGGCGCGCATTACCGATATTGCACCCACCTTGGCGCGCTTCCTGCACATACAGGAGCCCAATGGCTGCACCGGCCAACCCTTGCAGGAGGTGCTCCGCAAGAAGAAATAAGCTCAGCCTTTCGGCTGCTACTCTCGTACAAACTCATCCTTTACCCGGCGGAGGCTGCTTTTGTTGGCCCGTCATACTCTCATCATTTGCAATGGCTCACTCTCACTCCACTACGCATTTCAACCCCTGGCACGATGTAAACTACGGTTCCAAAGCGCCGCAGACCGTAAACGCCATCATCGAAATTCCGAAGGGTTCAAAGGGTAAGTACGAGCTCGACAAAGACAGCGGCCTGCTGAAGCTCGACCGCGTGCTGTTTTCGGCTGTGCACTACCCGGCTGCTTATGGCTTTATTCCGCAAACCTACTGCGACGACAAAGACCCCCTCGACGTGCTGGTGCTGTGCTCGGTTGACGTGGTGCCGATGTGCCTGATTGAGGCCAAGGTGATTGGCGTGATGCAGATGATCGACAACAACGAGGAGGACGACAAAATCATTGCCGTAGCTGCCAACGACGTGTCGATGAACCACTACAACGATATTTCGGAGCTGCCCCCGCACACCCTGCTCGAAATGCGCCGCTTTTTTGAGGATTACAAAGCCCTCGAAAACAAGCAGGTGGTAGTAGAAAAATTCATGGGCCGCGAAGAGGCATACAAGATTGTGCAGGACAGCTTGCGCCTGTACGACGAAACCTTCCGCCACAAAAACCACCAAGCCCAGCTTTCTATGCTCTAGGCCCTAGGTGCCGTTGGCTTAGCGGCGCTGTGCCAGCAAAAAGCCCCTGTCCCCGTCCGGGGGGCAGGGGCTTTTTGCTGGCTGTTGGGGTTTAGGTATCACATTTTTGGCCGCGGGGGCGTACACGCTTTCAGACGTTCCTTTCCGGCTCTTCATGACGCAACAAACTCCCCGCAGCCCACTTGGGCGCTTTCTGTACCAAAATGGCCTGTCGCTTACGGTTGGCATGCTCACGCTGATTACGCTGGTGGGCCAAACCCTAACCGGCCACCACGACTACAACGACGAGCTGCAGCAGCTAAACCGACCCGCGCTGAGCCTGAGCGAGTACGTAACCTCGGGCCACTGGCTGGAGGCCACGTTTGAAAACTGGGAAAGCGAGTTCCTGCAGATGGCTCTGTACGTTCTGCTGACCGTGAAGCTGCGCCAGAAAGGCTCGGCCGAATCGAAAAAACTCGACGAAGAAGAGGAAGTGGACCGCGAGCCAAACCCCTACGACGACGACGCCCCGTGGCCCGTGAAACAGGGCGGCGCGGTGCTGTGGCTTTACAAACATTCGCTGAGTTTGGCTTTTCTGGTGCTGTTTATGGCGTCGTTCTTCCTGCACGCCGTGGGCGGCTCCGAGGTTTACAACATCGAGCAGCAAGCCCACGGCCAGCCCACAGTGGATGTGTGGGGTTACTTGGGCACGGCACGCTTCTGGTTCGAATCGTTTCAGAACTGGCAGAGCGAGTTTCTGAGCATTGTTTCGATCGTGGTGCTGACGATCTGGCTGCGGCAGTACGGCTCGCCTGAGTCGAAACCGGTAGACGCGCCGCACAGCGAAACGGGCAAGTAGCGCCGGGCCAGCAGCGGCTAACAGCCCCAGCGAACGTATTTTGCGCCTTTAACCGCTCAGTTGCTGCTCGCCGCAATGCCTCCTCAACACGCCGCCGCGCCGTCGTCATCTGCCCTGGGGTACCGGCGGCCATGGTTTTGGGCTGTGACCGATGCGGTGCTGTACGGCAACGGGCTGGTAGCGGCCGCAGCCGCGATTTTGGTAATGGCCTCGGGTCGGTACTGGCAGCAAGCGCTGCCGCTTTCGGTGCCGGCGCTGGTGTTGGCTGCCACGATGTTTGTGTACAATCTCAACGGAGCCCGGCGCCACAACCTACGCCTGCCGCCCCACGTGCCGGCCCGCCGCCGCTGGATTGTGCAGCACCGCCCGTTGCTGCTGTCGGTGGTGTTGGCCTCGGCGGCTGTGGTAGTGGCCTTGTATCTTACAAGCCCCTTTATCGAGCGGCTAACGTGGTTTCTGGGGCACTTGGCATTGCTGTCGTTGGCGTACTCGTGGCCGGTGCTGCCGGGGCGCGACGGCGGCCGCCGCCGGGGCCTGCGCGACATTCCGGGGCTGAAAACGCTGCTGATCGGCTACGTTTGGAGCGCCGTTACGGTATGGCTGCCGGCGCTTTGCCTGGGCCTCAGTATCGATACTGCGGCCGTTTGGCTGCTGTTTGGGCGCCGCTTTTTCTTTATTCTGGCTATTGCGTTGGTGTTCGACCTGCGCGACGTGAGCCGCGACCGGCGCGCGGGCACCGCCACGCTGCCTGTGCTGCTGGGCTACGAGCGCGGCCGCTACGTGGCCCTAGGTTGCGTAGTAGCCTCAGCAGCGCTGGTGCTGCCGGGCTTGGCACTTGCGGGGCAAATGGTGCTGGCTGTGCCTACGCTGCTTACGGCTTTGGTGGTGTGGTTTGCTAATGAAGCCCGCTCCGACTACTACTACGCGCTGCTGGCCGATGGCCTACTGCTGGTGCAGGCCGGGGCGTTGTTTGTAGCTGCTGCGGGCACTGCCACCTAGGGCTGCGCTTCAGAGCGTACGGGGCGTGGTAAGCTCGTGCAGTGCCCGGCCGATGTAGCGCGGCAAGTCGCCGGCAATTAGGCCTGCTTGTCCGGTATCGGCTGCGGCCAAATCGGCGGCGCGGCCGTGGGCGTACATGCCGAGCAGCGCAGCATCGAGGGGCCCTAGGTGCTTGTCGGCCCGCAAAGCCGTGAGCAGCCCCGTGAGCACATCGCCGCTGCCGCCGGTGGCCATGCCGGGGTTGCCGGTGGTGTTGAAATACAGCTCACCTTCGGGCGTGGCGAGGCAGGAGTAGGCGCCCTTTAATACCACGTAGCAACCGTAGTGCCGGGCAAAGTTGCGCAGCAGCTCCAGGCGGTGGTAATCGTTGTGGGCGGGCTGGGTAAGGCGCTCGAACTCTTTGGGGTGCGGCGTTAAAATAGTGTTGGGTGGCAGCAGGTCGAGCAGGCTGCGGTTGGCACCCAGGAGGTTTAGCGCGTCGGCATCGAGCACCAGCGGCACTTTGGCGGTGCACAGCAGTTCTTCAAGCACAGCGCGGGTATCGTCGTCTTGCCCGATGCCGGGGCCCATGCCCACAGCGGCGTAAGGTTTTAGCTCGGGCAGGTTGCTGAGGTGAGTTTTGCACTCATCGGGCAGGCACATGGCCTCAGGCACGGTGCTCTGCAGCACGGCGTAGCCCACAGCGGGCACGCTCACCGTCAGCAGCCCTACGCCGCCGCGCAGGCAGGCGTGCGCCGCCAACACGGCAGCGCCCACTTTGCCGCGGCTGCCCGCCAGCAACAGTGCGTGCCCAAAAGTACCTTTGTGGGCAAAGGTGGCGCGGGCGGGCAGGCGGCCGGCCAGCAGCGCGGCATCAACCAAGTGCATAGTGGCCGGCACTTCGGCTAGGTACCTAGGGCTAAGGCCGATGGGCACGGCATGCCATTGCCCTACAAACTCGGCGTTTTGCGGCAGCAGCAGAGCCAGTTTAGGAAGCTCGAAACAGACGGTATGCCGGGCCTTCACTACGGAGCTGCCAGTGGGCTGCGGCGCATCGGCAAACAAACCCGAGGGCACATCGATGCTCACCACGCGGGCCCCGGCGGCGTTGAGGTGCTGCACCAAGGCGGCCGCGGTGCCCTCGAGCGGGCGGCTAAGCCCCGTGCCAAACAGCGCATCAACCACAACAGTGGCCGGGTCGATAGCCGGAAACTGCCCGAGGTGCCACTCGGTTACGGGTACCTCGGCGGGTACTCGGGCACGGTTCAGCTCCCAATCGGCGGAGTGCTGCGCGGCGGGCAGCAAGCCTACCTGCACGGAGTAGCCCTGTTGGTGCAGCAGGCGCGCGGCCGCCAAGCCGTCGCCGCCGTTGTTGCCGGGGCCGCACAGCACCAATACGGGCGCAGCGGCAGGGGCGAGGCGGGCCTTCAGCCAGGTTGCCAAGGCCGTGGCGGCGCGCTCCATCAGCTCGGCCGAGGCAATGCCTTCTTCTCGGATGGTGGCCGCATCGGCTTCGCGGGTTTGGGCGGCGGTGAGTAGCTTCATGCCGGTAGCTTACGCAGATTTTGGCGGATGGCCCAACCCTAGGTGCAGCGGCCGCGCTAAACCGCAGGCAGGGTTAAGCCGTTGCTAGCTATTCTGGTTTTCCTCTGAACCTAACCCCTCTGCCATGACAACCTGGGCCGACGTAATTCGCTTTTCCAATAACGGGGTGCCCGCGCCCGAGCGCCGCGTGGAAAAAACCGATGCCGAGTGGCGCGAGCAACTCACCCCCGAGCAGTACCGCATCACGCGCCAGCACGGCACCGAGCGCGCCTTTACGGGCGAGTACTGCGAGGCGCACGACCCCGGCCTGTACGCCTGCGTGTGCTGCGGCACGCCCTGCTACGATTCAGGTACTAAGTTCGAATCGGGCACGGGCTGGCCGAGCTTTACCGAGCCGGTGAAAGACAACGTGGTGAAGTACAAGAAGGACAGCAGCTACGGCATGGTGCGCGTGGAGGTGCTCTGCAACGTGTGCGATGCCCACCAGGGCCACGTGTTTCCCGATGGCCCCGCACCCACCGGCTTGCGCTACTGCATCAACTCGGCCGCCGTGAAGCTGGTAGACCAAGAAGCCAACGCCTAGCGGCCAGGGGCACACATCAACTAGGCGTCCGCCGTGCTCACGACTGGTTACGATACGGATCGAGCTTGGCGTTTTCCATGAAGCGTTGCGGGCTGGCCAGGGGCGTAAAGCCAAACTCGGCGTACAGCGAGTGCGCATCGCGCGTGCCCAGCATCCAACGGCGCAAGCCTTGTAGCTCGGGGTGCTCGGAAATATGGCGCATCAGCAGCTTGCTGAGGCCTTGGCCGCGGTACTCCTCCAGCACAAACACGTCGCAGAGGTAGGCAAAGGTGGCTTTGTCGGAAATGATGCGGGCAAACGCCACCTGTTGGCCATCGGCGTTGTACACGCCGAAGCACAACGAGTTGCGGATGGAGCGCTCCACCAGCTCGCGGCTGATGCCGGGCGCCCAGTACGAGCGGTTGCTGAGAAAATCGTGGATTAGGCCGATGTTGAGGCGGCTGCTATCGGTGGAGATGGTAAAGGCGGAAGGCATACGCAGCATGAAGCAAGGGCCTGGTGGGGCCTATTTTGAGCGGAAAGTAAGCGGTATCTTTGGAAGCTGTGCTCCGGGGCTGCGGTAGCCGCCTGCAAGTGCCAGCTGCGAAAAGGCGGCCCCGCCGGCACCCCTTGGTGCGCAACCGCGTTTAGCAACTATTGCCCCCATCTGCCTACTCACTGACCCGCTTTTCCCGCATTCACATGTCGTTGCTTTTCAATGATTTTGCCAGCTGGCAAGCGCACTGCGCCCAAACCGGCGAGGCGCTGTGGCAGCCCGTACTAACCTACGAAATGGAGCAAAAAGGCCGCTCCGAAGAAGAAATCTGGGACGGGCTGCAGCGCGCCTACGATGTAATGCGCGATGCCGTGCGCACCGGCCTGAGCGAGGACATGACCTCGCGCTCGGGCATGATCAAGAACGGTGCGAAAAAGGTAGCTGCTTCCCCCGTAACGGTATTGTCGCCCGAGTTTAAAATGCTCGTAACCCGCGCCCTAGGTGCCAAAGAGGTAAACTCGTGCATGGGCCGGGTGGTGGCCGCGCCTACGGCCGGCGCCTCGGGCATTTTGCCGGGCATCCTGACGACCACGCAAGAGCTGCACAAGCTCGACGACCGCATCATTCTGGAGGGCTTATTGGTGGCTGCCGGCGTGGCGCTCATCATCGAGCAAAATGCCTCGTTGGCGGGTGCCGTAGGCGGTTGCCAAGCCGAAACCGGCAGCGCCGCCGCCATGGGCGCCGGCGCCATTGTGTACTGCCTAGGTGGCTCGGTGGAGCAGGCGTTTGCGGCCGTGGCCATTACCATTCAGTGCATGCTGGGTTTGGTGTGCGACCCGGTGGCGGGCCTCGTGGAGGTGCCCTGCGTGGTGCGCAACGCTTCGGCCGCGGCCATTGCCTTCTCGTCGGCGCAAATTGCCATTGCCGGTGTCGATCCGGTTATCCCCGTCGACCAATGCGTGCAGGCGCTGGGCGAAGTGGGCGAAAGCATGGAAACCCGCTACAAGGAAACGGCCCTGGGCGGATTGGCCAACACGCCCCGCGCGCGCCAAATCGAGCAAAAAGTACTGGTACAGGACATCCAGATTTTGCCCGATCAGCCCGAGGCGTAGGCCGCTAGCTGCCCTAATACAACAAGCCCCGCCGGTGCTATGCCTGCCGGTGGGGCTTTGTTTTTAGTTGCGCCCTAGGTGCCGCTACACGGTTTTTACATCCGGAGCGGTGAGGAGCTTGGCCAAGAAGGTTACGGCCTCTGTGTAGCGGCCGCGCAGGGTATGGTAGCGGCGCCAGGCCGCGTCCGGGTCGGGGTGCAGCTGCACATTGTGCGCTTGCAAGCATTTGTACGCCTCCAAAAACTCACGGCGGCTGGGCTCTTCAAGGGCGTCGGTGGGCCCGAGCAATTCGGAGGGCTTGCTGCGGGCGCGTTGCTCAAAAAAGCGGTACACGCGGTTTACAGCCAGGCAGCCGGCTTTAAAGCTAATTTCGACCTGATTACTGCGCGGCTGATCGACGGCGCTGATAATGAGCGCGGCGGCATCGAGCAAAATGCCGGCCGAGGCAATCCAGGAGCGGCCCGGCTGGGGCGAGCGAAAAAACGACAGCACCGGCAACGAAGTGTGGGTTTCGTCGATCTGCACAAACCACTCTTCCCAGGCGCGCCACTCGTGGTCGTCGTCGAGCAAGCTGCCGCCGCGGTTTAGCCACACAATTAGGTTGGTGGCCGAGCTGGGCGCGCCGGCCCGCAGCTCGAGCTGAGCTACCACCAGCTCGCGGCGCGAAAACGCCTGGTAAATGGTGGGCAGGTAGGAGATAAGCAGCGTCATCAGCAGCAGGCCCCAGGTAGCCTCGGAGTAGGATAAAAAGGAGCCCACCAAACTGTTGGCCTCCAGGGAGCCGAGCGTAAGCAGGCTGTTGCTGCTGAGCTTGTAGCAAAAGGCCCACGAGCCTTCGCCCACGGCCCAAAACATGCCCGTGTAGCCGAGGGCAATTAAGGCCAACCAAGCAATGGGCAGCAGCACCAGCGCCACCGGTGCGTAAAGCGCCAGCACCCAGTCGCGGCGGGCGTAGGTACGGCCTAGGGCTGCCACCATATAAAACACTAGCCGCACCCCCCGAAACACCCAATTGCTGAGCAGCACCGACTCGTTGCGCGGCATGATGAACGCCCGAATGGCCGCCGACAGCGTGTACATCACCACCGCGGCGCCTGCCAGCAGCACCGCTCCCCGTAAGGCCCAATCAATCAGCATAAAACACCGCCGTATATATTCTGCCGAGGTTGTACGGGCCGGCCGGCGGGCGGTTGGCTGCCGCACCCAAAGCGCCTAGGTAACCCGGGCACCGGCGCGGGTCGGCAGGCTACGGCTGCCGCTCTTTCCAGAGTTGCCGAAACGATTTGGGCGCCAGTTGCACGGCTTCGCGGCGCTTGTTCCAGCCGGTTTGGCCCAGCAAGCGGTTTAGCACCCAGCGTTTGGCCGAAAGCGGGGCCATGCCCCACAGCCAACGGTGCTTCATGCCGTAGAGCCACAGCTTAATGCCGCGCGCTTCGTCGGCGTCGTTGTGGTGCTCGCGCACGGTTTGTTGGCGGTTGAGCAACAGGATGTTGTGGATGGGAATGCGCACCGGGCACACCGAGGTGCACGCCCCGCACAACGAAGAGGCGTAGCTTAGGTGCTTGTTGTCTTCGAAGCCGGCTAGGTGCGGCGTAATCACGGAGCCAATGGGGCCGGAGTAGGTAGCCTCGTAGGTGTGGCCGCCGATGTTTTTGTACACGGGGCACACGTTCAGGCAGGCTCCGCACCGGATGCACTGCAGCGCCTCGCGCTTGTCGGGCTGGGCCAGCAGGTTGGTGCGGCCGTTGTCGAGCAGCACCACGTACATTTCGTCGGGGCCATCTTTCTCGAGCGGCTGTCGCGGCCCTAGGTACACCGTATTGTATACAGTGAGCTGCTGGCCGGTGCCGCTGGTGCTGAGCAAGGGCCAAAACAAGTCGAGGTCTTGCAGCGTGGGAATGAGCTTTTCGATGCCTACGATGGCAATGTGCGTGCGCGGAAACGCGGCCGAGAGGCGGGCATTGCCTTCGTTCTCGGTTACGGCTACGCCGCCCACATCGGCCACCAAAAAGTTGCCGCCCGTAATGCCGATTTCGGCCGAGGTGTACTTGTTGCGCAGCAGTTTGCGCGCCGTGTACACCAGCTGCTGGGCATCGTCGGTGGGCGCAATCTTCAGGTGCTTCACGAAGATGTCTGCAATGTCCTTCTTGCTCAGGTGCATGGCCGGCGTTACAATGTGGTAGGGCCGCTCACCATTCAGCTGCACGATGTACTCGCCTAGGTCAGTTTCCACCGATTCAACACCGTTTTTCTCGAGGTAGTCATTCAGGTGAATTTCCTCCGTGGTCATGCTCTTGGCCTTTACCACGGTGCGGGCCCGGCGGCGCTGCACAATCTTGCCAATTTCAACGAGGGCTTCCTTGGCATCCTGCGCCCAAATAACCTTGCCGCCGCGCCGGGTGAAGGTCTCC includes the following:
- the pafA gene encoding alkaline phosphatase PafA, which encodes MRNTLLTGLLAAATLLGGQAPAMAQKPKAVPRPKLVVGIVVDQMRYDYLYRYWNKYGNDGFKRLLGEGFSYENTHYNYVPTYTGPGHASIYTGTTPSVHGIVGNNWFVREAGKGTYVTDDKSVQAVGGSPAAGQQSPRNMLTTTITDELRLATNFGSKVIGVCIKDRGSVLPAGHAASAAYWFDNSNGAFITSTFYTQQLPEWVQQFNQRKLAEQYLGKPWETLLPITEYTESTADDVPWENTFRGEAKPVFPHNLPALSGVAPADVRKTMQAAGEKVPSTNLDLIRTTPFGNTLTLDFALEALRAENMGKGDQTDFLALSFSSTDYVGHHFGTNAIETEDTYLRLDRDIARLLAYLDKNIGKGQSLVFLSADHGAAHSTEFLRSQRLPGNGVGVTLMRDSLQRELARRFGPGQWVLSYENQQVYLNRPLLAQKKIDLYQMQQEVAGIMTQFAGVTRAITATDLEKSHWESGMLMYLENGYFPKRSGDVMVVLAPGWLEAYGYPVVKGTTHGSSGAYDTHVPLLFWGWRVPRGESAHPARITDIAPTLARFLHIQEPNGCTGQPLQEVLRKKK
- a CDS encoding inorganic diphosphatase, coding for MAHSHSTTHFNPWHDVNYGSKAPQTVNAIIEIPKGSKGKYELDKDSGLLKLDRVLFSAVHYPAAYGFIPQTYCDDKDPLDVLVLCSVDVVPMCLIEAKVIGVMQMIDNNEEDDKIIAVAANDVSMNHYNDISELPPHTLLEMRRFFEDYKALENKQVVVEKFMGREEAYKIVQDSLRLYDETFRHKNHQAQLSML
- a CDS encoding DUF6766 family protein, producing MTQQTPRSPLGRFLYQNGLSLTVGMLTLITLVGQTLTGHHDYNDELQQLNRPALSLSEYVTSGHWLEATFENWESEFLQMALYVLLTVKLRQKGSAESKKLDEEEEVDREPNPYDDDAPWPVKQGGAVLWLYKHSLSLAFLVLFMASFFLHAVGGSEVYNIEQQAHGQPTVDVWGYLGTARFWFESFQNWQSEFLSIVSIVVLTIWLRQYGSPESKPVDAPHSETGK
- a CDS encoding UbiA family prenyltransferase, coding for MPPQHAAAPSSSALGYRRPWFWAVTDAVLYGNGLVAAAAAILVMASGRYWQQALPLSVPALVLAATMFVYNLNGARRHNLRLPPHVPARRRWIVQHRPLLLSVVLASAAVVVALYLTSPFIERLTWFLGHLALLSLAYSWPVLPGRDGGRRRGLRDIPGLKTLLIGYVWSAVTVWLPALCLGLSIDTAAVWLLFGRRFFFILAIALVFDLRDVSRDRRAGTATLPVLLGYERGRYVALGCVVASAALVLPGLALAGQMVLAVPTLLTALVVWFANEARSDYYYALLADGLLLVQAGALFVAAAGTAT
- a CDS encoding NAD(P)H-hydrate dehydratase, which produces MKLLTAAQTREADAATIREEGIASAELMERAATALATWLKARLAPAAAPVLVLCGPGNNGGDGLAAARLLHQQGYSVQVGLLPAAQHSADWELNRARVPAEVPVTEWHLGQFPAIDPATVVVDALFGTGLSRPLEGTAAALVQHLNAAGARVVSIDVPSGLFADAPQPTGSSVVKARHTVCFELPKLALLLPQNAEFVGQWHAVPIGLSPRYLAEVPATMHLVDAALLAGRLPARATFAHKGTFGHALLLAGSRGKVGAAVLAAHACLRGGVGLLTVSVPAVGYAVLQSTVPEAMCLPDECKTHLSNLPELKPYAAVGMGPGIGQDDDTRAVLEELLCTAKVPLVLDADALNLLGANRSLLDLLPPNTILTPHPKEFERLTQPAHNDYHRLELLRNFARHYGCYVVLKGAYSCLATPEGELYFNTTGNPGMATGGSGDVLTGLLTALRADKHLGPLDAALLGMYAHGRAADLAAADTGQAGLIAGDLPRYIGRALHELTTPRTL
- the msrB gene encoding peptide-methionine (R)-S-oxide reductase MsrB; translation: MTTWADVIRFSNNGVPAPERRVEKTDAEWREQLTPEQYRITRQHGTERAFTGEYCEAHDPGLYACVCCGTPCYDSGTKFESGTGWPSFTEPVKDNVVKYKKDSSYGMVRVEVLCNVCDAHQGHVFPDGPAPTGLRYCINSAAVKLVDQEANA
- a CDS encoding GNAT family N-acetyltransferase; translated protein: MPSAFTISTDSSRLNIGLIHDFLSNRSYWAPGISRELVERSIRNSLCFGVYNADGQQVAFARIISDKATFAYLCDVFVLEEYRGQGLSKLLMRHISEHPELQGLRRWMLGTRDAHSLYAEFGFTPLASPQRFMENAKLDPYRNQS
- the sdaAA gene encoding L-serine ammonia-lyase, iron-sulfur-dependent, subunit alpha yields the protein MSLLFNDFASWQAHCAQTGEALWQPVLTYEMEQKGRSEEEIWDGLQRAYDVMRDAVRTGLSEDMTSRSGMIKNGAKKVAASPVTVLSPEFKMLVTRALGAKEVNSCMGRVVAAPTAGASGILPGILTTTQELHKLDDRIILEGLLVAAGVALIIEQNASLAGAVGGCQAETGSAAAMGAGAIVYCLGGSVEQAFAAVAITIQCMLGLVCDPVAGLVEVPCVVRNASAAAIAFSSAQIAIAGVDPVIPVDQCVQALGEVGESMETRYKETALGGLANTPRARQIEQKVLVQDIQILPDQPEA
- a CDS encoding LutB/LldF family L-lactate oxidation iron-sulfur protein, which gives rise to MTTKASQFLVDSDSKAFDLEHRRKIRFNIGKYNTAVQQGLEWYRDHELARSRAAYRKAQIVNNLDQYLLQWEETFTRRGGKVIWAQDAKEALVEIGKIVQRRRARTVVKAKSMTTEEIHLNDYLEKNGVESVETDLGEYIVQLNGERPYHIVTPAMHLSKKDIADIFVKHLKIAPTDDAQQLVYTARKLLRNKYTSAEIGITGGNFLVADVGGVAVTENEGNARLSAAFPRTHIAIVGIEKLIPTLQDLDLFWPLLSTSGTGQQLTVYNTVYLGPRQPLEKDGPDEMYVVLLDNGRTNLLAQPDKREALQCIRCGACLNVCPVYKNIGGHTYEATYSGPIGSVITPHLAGFEDNKHLSYASSLCGACTSVCPVRIPIHNILLLNRQQTVREHHNDADEARGIKLWLYGMKHRWLWGMAPLSAKRWVLNRLLGQTGWNKRREAVQLAPKSFRQLWKERQP